Proteins encoded within one genomic window of Microbacterium soli:
- a CDS encoding DUF58 domain-containing protein gives MKTRPLTARGWASLLSGLLLIVVANLVSARPLVHLGVLLIALPLLSLVTVRLPRRRGTVTRQISTDLLTVGETSRVTVRFDLYAFGIPTGIWSDTLPSAVRGSATGDYPEDALRYDLEGVHRGISTLGPLLLHTTDPFGLARRRQEFGGTRTITVIPQTVALAPLPTRIGAAGGSAQTRSTRLGQGADDLIPRPYSSGDSRRRIHWRATAHRGDLMVRQEEAESSPDALVVLDRAADRWARPGEEPDPAFECAVTLCASAALRLAQDGYSVDVLDSTGVLLGALRGFEEDREDLMIALAQVAPRGGARDLRTVVGSSPPGPLVLITGALEDTDAEKLGTAGAAVPLLFAAAASEAALSRLRLHGWHPSVQPGSAGELPAAWASALPLSAVTHG, from the coding sequence ATGAAGACCCGCCCGCTGACCGCACGCGGCTGGGCGAGCCTGCTCTCCGGCCTCCTCCTGATCGTGGTCGCCAACCTCGTGTCGGCGCGACCGCTGGTGCACCTCGGCGTGCTGCTCATCGCCCTGCCGCTGCTGTCCCTCGTGACGGTGCGTCTGCCACGACGGCGCGGCACCGTCACCAGGCAGATCTCCACCGACCTGCTCACGGTGGGCGAGACGTCCCGCGTCACGGTGCGCTTCGACCTGTACGCGTTCGGCATCCCGACGGGGATCTGGAGCGACACCCTCCCGTCCGCCGTGCGCGGGAGCGCCACCGGCGACTACCCCGAGGATGCACTGCGCTACGACCTGGAGGGGGTGCACCGCGGCATCTCCACTCTCGGACCGCTGCTGCTGCACACCACCGACCCGTTCGGGCTCGCCCGGCGCCGGCAGGAGTTCGGCGGCACCCGCACGATCACCGTCATCCCGCAGACGGTCGCCCTCGCCCCGCTGCCGACGAGGATCGGGGCGGCCGGCGGTTCGGCGCAGACCCGCTCGACGCGCCTCGGCCAGGGTGCCGACGACCTCATCCCCCGACCGTACTCGTCCGGGGATTCCCGTCGACGCATCCACTGGCGCGCGACCGCGCATCGCGGCGACCTCATGGTGCGTCAGGAGGAGGCGGAGTCCAGCCCGGACGCGCTGGTCGTCCTCGACCGCGCGGCGGACCGCTGGGCGCGCCCCGGCGAAGAGCCCGACCCGGCGTTCGAGTGCGCCGTGACGCTGTGCGCGTCCGCCGCCCTGCGACTCGCGCAGGACGGATACAGCGTCGATGTGCTCGACAGCACCGGCGTGCTGCTGGGTGCGCTGCGCGGCTTCGAGGAGGACCGCGAGGACCTCATGATCGCGCTCGCGCAGGTCGCGCCGCGCGGCGGCGCGCGCGACCTGCGCACCGTCGTCGGCAGCTCCCCTCCCGGACCGCTCGTGCTGATCACCGGAGCACTCGAGGACACGGATGCCGAGAAGCTGGGCACCGCGGGAGCCGCGGTGCCGCTGCTGTTCGCCGCCGCGGCGAGCGAGGCCGCGCTGAGCCGGCTGCGGCTGCACGGCTGGCATCCGAGCGTGCAGCCCGGTTCCGCCGGGGAGCTGCCCGCGGCGTGGGCGTCCGCTCTCCCGCTGTCGGCGGTGACGCATGGCTGA
- a CDS encoding DUF3488 and transglutaminase-like domain-containing protein — protein sequence MAEPSPSPDRVRIGAVGPGLLTAFAAFVALWPYTGVVLPGPWTFSCSAIIIVVVVAGMLARAALASVRSGIRHPLVLLVQATAAVLVCTAVLVGDTARFGMVPTGASLRLMGLLLVQSVDEILTGVAPVAATLAMAALLGLVFAAATILIDQLIVHRLVILAVLLTSLLGAMPMLVSFGAVDIAWFLLQSVTILLLLRFGARHDPRAPRSASFPSAILVGALAVVTALMVAPAAPLASALSGTGPMLTVSADLRLGDDLRRPEGIEALTLVTSASSAPYLRMATLSSFDGEVWRPDRADRVPLSEGFGERDWSEEITTVETEVSIRVTGVSSDRLPLPYAPERVIDADPGWSAMPANRTATSLTADAAGADYTVEAATAKPTLEQIRASSASGVRVPDLPEGLSPIIGELATEVTADADTDYDRLVALQDWFRTEFDYSLDAPVEEGFDGTGADAVATFLQARTGYCIHFAGAFALMASTLDMPVRIVVGYLPGTPTDQLRDDGRVYSVSSDQLHSWPEVHFAGIGWVPFEPTATLGVPTAFAAASADADGGGGDAPEASADPSTGPSTAPTRSDGLEEEPSAGESTPLQRLDPTPVMLTALGVLLVLALPALVRELRRAVRRGRAHSGDAMAAWRELTDTLVDLGLAVPEAQTARVRADVLATSRGVDTAALERLVRAVEHRSYARTAPDAGDLSAPLQIVIAQLGASVDARQRLRARLLPASLFNRRR from the coding sequence ATGGCTGAGCCGTCCCCGTCCCCCGACCGCGTCAGGATCGGCGCGGTCGGCCCCGGCCTGCTCACGGCCTTCGCGGCCTTCGTCGCGCTCTGGCCGTACACCGGTGTCGTGCTGCCGGGTCCGTGGACGTTCAGCTGCAGCGCGATCATCATCGTCGTCGTGGTCGCGGGGATGCTCGCACGCGCGGCGCTCGCGAGCGTGCGCTCCGGCATCCGGCATCCGCTGGTGCTGCTCGTGCAGGCGACGGCGGCCGTCCTCGTCTGCACGGCCGTGCTCGTGGGCGACACCGCACGGTTCGGCATGGTGCCCACCGGCGCCTCCCTGCGGTTGATGGGGCTGCTGCTGGTGCAGAGCGTCGACGAGATCCTGACCGGCGTCGCGCCCGTCGCCGCGACTCTCGCGATGGCCGCGCTGCTGGGGCTGGTCTTCGCCGCCGCCACCATCCTCATCGACCAGCTGATCGTGCACCGGCTGGTGATCCTCGCCGTGCTGCTGACGTCGCTCCTGGGCGCGATGCCCATGCTCGTCTCGTTCGGCGCCGTCGACATCGCCTGGTTCCTCCTGCAGTCGGTGACGATCCTCCTGCTGCTGCGGTTCGGTGCCCGGCACGATCCGCGGGCACCGCGGAGCGCCTCCTTCCCGAGCGCGATCCTCGTCGGCGCTCTCGCTGTCGTCACGGCGCTCATGGTCGCGCCCGCCGCGCCGCTGGCATCCGCTCTGAGCGGCACGGGACCGATGCTCACCGTCAGCGCCGACCTGCGCCTGGGCGATGACCTGCGCCGCCCGGAGGGCATCGAAGCACTGACGCTGGTGACCTCGGCCTCCTCCGCGCCCTACCTGCGGATGGCGACGCTGTCGAGCTTCGACGGCGAGGTGTGGCGGCCCGACCGTGCCGATCGCGTGCCGCTGAGTGAGGGATTCGGCGAGCGGGACTGGTCCGAGGAGATCACGACCGTCGAGACCGAGGTGTCGATCCGCGTCACCGGCGTCTCCAGCGACCGCCTCCCGCTTCCCTATGCGCCCGAGAGGGTGATCGACGCCGACCCCGGCTGGTCGGCGATGCCGGCGAACCGGACGGCGACCAGCCTCACCGCGGATGCCGCCGGAGCCGACTACACGGTCGAAGCGGCCACCGCGAAGCCCACCCTCGAGCAGATCCGCGCATCATCGGCCTCGGGTGTCCGGGTCCCGGATCTTCCGGAGGGGCTGTCCCCGATCATCGGCGAGCTCGCGACGGAGGTGACGGCGGACGCGGATACCGACTACGACCGGCTCGTCGCACTGCAGGACTGGTTCCGCACCGAATTCGATTACTCGCTGGATGCTCCGGTGGAGGAAGGGTTCGACGGCACCGGCGCAGATGCGGTGGCGACGTTCCTCCAGGCGCGCACCGGCTACTGCATCCACTTCGCCGGGGCGTTCGCACTGATGGCCTCGACGCTGGACATGCCGGTGCGGATCGTCGTCGGCTACCTGCCCGGCACTCCGACCGATCAACTGCGCGACGACGGCAGGGTGTACTCGGTCTCCAGCGACCAGCTGCACTCCTGGCCCGAGGTGCACTTCGCCGGCATCGGCTGGGTGCCGTTCGAGCCGACGGCCACCCTCGGCGTTCCCACCGCGTTCGCCGCCGCCTCCGCGGACGCCGACGGAGGCGGCGGGGACGCACCGGAGGCGAGTGCGGACCCCTCCACCGGCCCCTCCACTGCGCCCACACGGTCGGACGGGCTCGAGGAAGAGCCGAGCGCCGGCGAGAGCACCCCGCTCCAGCGGCTGGACCCGACACCGGTGATGCTGACCGCGCTGGGTGTCCTCCTCGTGCTGGCGCTGCCCGCCCTGGTGCGCGAGCTGCGCCGGGCGGTGCGACGGGGCCGGGCGCACTCCGGCGATGCGATGGCCGCCTGGCGGGAGCTGACGGACACCCTGGTCGATCTGGGGCTGGCCGTGCCCGAGGCGCAGACCGCGCGTGTGCGGGCCGATGTCCTGGCGACGTCCCGCGGTGTGGATACCGCCGCGCTCGAGCGTCTGGTGCGGGCCGTGGAGCACCGCAGCTACGCGCGCACCGCTCCCGATGCCGGCGACCTCTCCGCCCCGTTGCAGATCGTGATCGCGCAGCTCGGCGCGAGCGTCGATGCACGTCAGCGCCTGCGGGCGCGGCTCCTCCCGGCGTCCCTGTTCAACCGCCGTCGCTGA
- a CDS encoding rhodanese-related sulfurtransferase: MPTPKIVLFYAFAPLADPEAIRLWQRDLCEGLRLRGRILISKDGINGTLGGDLPAVKTWLRSFREYPAFKNADVKWSEGTGVDAHGRSLDFPRLSVKVREEIVSFGAPDELRVDERGVVGGGERLTPEQLHELMAERGDEVVLFDGRNALEAEIGRFRNAIVPDAETTRDFVRLLDSGRYDDLKDRPVVTYCTGGIRCEVLSSLMVSRGFGEVYQLDGGIVRYGETYGDDGLWEGSLYVFDGRGSVDFSDHAAVIGQCAGCGAATSRTANCPDASCRRQFVVCADCGAVPCDQHAPAGG, encoded by the coding sequence GTGCCCACCCCGAAGATCGTGCTGTTCTACGCGTTCGCCCCACTGGCGGATCCGGAGGCGATCCGGCTGTGGCAGCGCGACCTCTGCGAGGGGCTGAGGCTGCGCGGACGCATCCTCATCTCGAAGGACGGCATCAACGGCACCCTGGGCGGTGACCTCCCGGCGGTGAAGACCTGGCTGCGGAGCTTCCGCGAGTATCCGGCCTTCAAGAATGCCGACGTGAAGTGGAGTGAGGGCACGGGGGTGGACGCCCACGGGCGCAGCCTGGACTTCCCCCGGCTGAGCGTCAAGGTGCGGGAGGAGATCGTCTCCTTCGGTGCGCCGGACGAGCTGAGGGTCGATGAGCGCGGCGTCGTCGGCGGGGGAGAGCGACTGACTCCCGAGCAGCTGCACGAGCTCATGGCCGAGCGCGGTGACGAGGTGGTCCTCTTCGACGGGCGCAACGCGCTGGAGGCGGAGATCGGGCGCTTCCGAAACGCGATCGTGCCGGACGCGGAGACCACCCGGGACTTCGTACGGCTGCTGGATTCGGGTCGCTACGACGATCTGAAGGACAGGCCCGTCGTCACCTATTGCACGGGTGGCATCCGCTGCGAGGTGCTCTCCAGCCTCATGGTCTCGCGCGGTTTCGGCGAGGTCTACCAGCTCGACGGCGGCATCGTGCGCTACGGCGAGACCTACGGCGACGACGGGCTGTGGGAGGGGTCGCTGTACGTGTTCGACGGACGGGGATCGGTCGACTTCTCCGATCACGCGGCCGTGATCGGCCAGTGCGCCGGGTGCGGCGCGGCGACCAGCCGGACCGCGAACTGCCCGGACGCCTCCTGCCGCCGGCAGTTCGTCGTGTGCGCCGACTGCGGTGCGGTGCCCTGCGACCAGCACGCCCCCGCCGGAGGCTGA
- a CDS encoding MoxR family ATPase gives MPEQLTEPSTEQLTAARFAEHTSRIIASVSAVIDGKPEAVRSALICLLAEGHLLIEDVPGVGKTMLARGLAASIDADVRRIQFTPDLLPGDVTGVAVYDPVRREFEFKRGAVFAHIVIADEINRASPKTQSALLEAMEEQQVTVDGATHRLPDPFLVVATQNPLEMEGTYPLPEAQRDRFMMRISMGYPDAAAETLMLRRRESVDPLSAVTPVVDARTVRMLIAWARRVHVAESLEEYTVTLAQATRQDPGLHLGASPRATLQLLRAAKVSAALDGRDFVIPDDITGLVIPVFAHRLLAARGLHRAGAQPVEAALAQIISRVPVPFAGARR, from the coding sequence ATGCCAGAGCAGCTGACCGAGCCGAGCACTGAGCAGCTCACCGCCGCGCGGTTCGCCGAGCACACCTCTCGCATCATCGCCTCGGTGTCCGCCGTCATCGACGGCAAGCCCGAGGCCGTGCGCAGCGCGCTGATCTGCCTCCTCGCCGAAGGCCATCTGCTCATCGAGGACGTGCCGGGTGTGGGCAAGACCATGCTCGCCCGTGGACTCGCCGCCAGCATCGACGCCGACGTGCGCCGCATCCAGTTCACCCCCGATCTGCTCCCCGGCGACGTCACGGGCGTCGCCGTGTACGACCCCGTTCGGCGCGAGTTCGAGTTCAAGCGCGGAGCCGTGTTCGCGCACATCGTCATCGCCGACGAGATCAACCGCGCCTCGCCGAAGACGCAGTCCGCCCTGCTGGAGGCGATGGAGGAGCAGCAGGTGACCGTCGATGGCGCCACGCACCGACTCCCCGATCCGTTCCTCGTCGTCGCCACGCAGAATCCGCTGGAGATGGAGGGCACCTACCCTCTGCCGGAGGCGCAGCGGGATCGGTTCATGATGCGCATCTCGATGGGATATCCGGATGCCGCTGCAGAGACGCTCATGCTGCGCAGGCGCGAGTCGGTCGACCCGCTGTCGGCGGTCACCCCCGTGGTGGATGCGCGGACCGTGCGGATGCTCATCGCCTGGGCGCGGCGCGTGCATGTCGCGGAATCCCTCGAGGAGTACACGGTCACGCTCGCCCAGGCCACCAGACAGGACCCCGGGCTGCACCTCGGCGCCAGCCCCCGTGCGACGCTGCAGCTGCTGCGCGCGGCGAAGGTCAGTGCAGCGCTCGACGGGCGCGACTTCGTCATCCCCGACGACATCACCGGGCTCGTGATCCCCGTCTTCGCACACCGCCTGCTGGCCGCGCGCGGACTGCACCGCGCCGGCGCCCAGCCTGTCGAGGCCGCGCTCGCTCAGATCATCTCCCGTGTGCCGGTCCCCTTCGCCGGCGCCCGCCGCTGA
- a CDS encoding rhomboid family intramembrane serine protease produces MTASAPPAARSSRASRFLAPVGLLALMWAIQTADAVLPGSFTGWGLRSWDLGSLPGLVLGPLLHAGWAHLIANSGPFLVLGCLVAVEGARRFWFVTAVVALVGGAGTWLLNVPGTLTVGASVLVFGYFGYVVLRVFSPHRLAHRFAYATIAVIVVVLYGATMLAGILGAAPGVSWQAHLFGAVGGGIVAVVGRRRRHEA; encoded by the coding sequence GTGACCGCATCCGCTCCTCCCGCCGCGCGCTCGTCGCGGGCCTCCCGCTTCCTCGCGCCGGTCGGACTGCTCGCGCTGATGTGGGCGATCCAGACGGCGGATGCGGTGCTGCCGGGCTCGTTCACGGGCTGGGGCCTGCGCTCGTGGGACCTCGGCAGTCTGCCGGGTCTCGTGCTGGGGCCGCTGCTGCACGCGGGCTGGGCGCATCTGATCGCCAACTCCGGGCCGTTCCTCGTGCTGGGGTGCCTGGTCGCGGTCGAAGGGGCGAGACGGTTCTGGTTCGTGACGGCGGTGGTCGCGCTGGTGGGCGGGGCCGGGACCTGGCTGCTGAACGTGCCGGGAACCCTCACGGTGGGGGCGTCCGTGCTGGTGTTCGGGTATTTCGGATACGTCGTGCTGCGGGTGTTCTCGCCGCACCGGCTCGCGCATCGCTTCGCATACGCGACGATCGCGGTGATCGTCGTCGTGCTGTACGGGGCGACGATGCTCGCCGGCATCCTCGGCGCCGCGCCGGGGGTGTCCTGGCAGGCGCACCTGTTCGGCGCGGTCGGTGGTGGGATCGTCGCGGTCGTGGGACGTCGTAGGAGACACGAGGCGTGA
- a CDS encoding DEAD/DEAH box helicase has product MDAQPRPLADWRFDGELRPYQAEVLAQIPAAPADAAMHIVAPPGSGKTLLGLLLAVREGRRTLVLSPTLTIRQQWVRTARTLTAAPDSVSDDPESLADLTALTYQVLSVTGDSSPFDDLARAQWTDELTEAGRTEADAATWLAALAVDNRSQYRRGIRKRAARLRRRFAQARPDSLSRVLHPNALELMERIVEAGIDTIVLDECHHLLDHWAIVVAYLRARIRERGGTGLLIGLTATLPSPDDGTGFDNYTQLLGDVDYEVPTPAVVKSGHLAPYRAHVWFTEPVPQEAHFIRRSEAQLHELMVQVLSTPDGLSYLQEQLQPDVAESDSPPTETMRRLGIDRALSEDFAFAASCGAVLRAVAPRHPLCALLDPKLFGRAGTDDLLLVLARFSLGRLLPDPAARDQWRYVKGALADFGLHLTDRGIRRGRNPLETTLATSVAKDHAAVDILRRELAEPDGERIRAVVVTDVVESGDNRGLTGDAAPGALRVFDLLAADPVTAALTPVLLTAQHLRTTDTAAEQIADALQEALGVQAEVVDGVGATRVLRVPGYGGGRLVAAVSQLVSAGSVRLLVGTRGLLGEGWDCPAVNTLIDLTTVATSTGTQQLRGRTLRLDPQWPQKVAHNWSVTCLIPPHVDLDDSAELDRLRRRHSHLWGLSADDRTRVITGLDAALDERTRNLLDRVVAKDASTSIDELNRAALASLRPRAQTRDDWRIGEPYRSREREVVAVRAVRRSELTRIVPTVAAGTTWPFIAGAAVTGGLTITVCASAGQAMPLLAGIGIAAAGGVVTALASRTRAIARIIRRHHDPALIHLAAVQAVARALTEAERIPVLSDDAIEVDLLHLPDGSSRLRMMFQGPSRARTTLTDAVQELFGPVRTPRFLLRSVGSRGPGAWLPVPQQIGRRRADAQRFAQLWRETVTPCALVEPQGEEGLSVLRAARAHTGYLDGSAPRTTLWG; this is encoded by the coding sequence ATGGATGCACAGCCCCGCCCTCTCGCCGACTGGCGGTTCGACGGCGAGCTCCGGCCCTACCAGGCGGAGGTGCTCGCGCAGATCCCCGCCGCTCCCGCAGACGCGGCGATGCACATCGTCGCCCCACCGGGCTCGGGCAAGACCCTGCTCGGGCTCCTGCTGGCAGTCCGCGAGGGGCGGCGCACGCTCGTGCTCTCCCCCACGCTCACGATCCGTCAGCAGTGGGTCCGCACGGCACGCACCCTCACGGCCGCACCCGACAGCGTGTCCGACGATCCGGAGTCGCTCGCGGATCTGACGGCTCTGACCTACCAGGTCCTCAGCGTGACCGGCGACAGCTCGCCCTTCGACGATCTGGCCCGCGCGCAGTGGACGGACGAGCTGACCGAGGCCGGGCGCACCGAGGCGGACGCCGCCACATGGCTCGCCGCCCTCGCGGTGGACAACCGCTCGCAGTACCGCCGCGGCATCCGCAAGCGCGCCGCACGGCTGCGCCGCCGCTTCGCCCAGGCCCGCCCCGACTCGCTGAGCCGCGTGCTGCATCCGAACGCCCTCGAACTGATGGAGCGGATCGTCGAGGCCGGCATCGACACGATCGTGCTCGACGAATGTCATCACCTGCTCGACCACTGGGCGATCGTGGTGGCCTATCTCCGGGCCAGGATCCGCGAGCGCGGTGGCACCGGGCTGCTGATCGGGTTGACCGCGACCCTGCCGTCACCGGACGACGGCACGGGCTTCGACAACTACACGCAGCTTCTGGGGGACGTGGACTACGAGGTTCCCACGCCCGCCGTGGTGAAGTCGGGCCATCTCGCGCCCTACCGCGCGCACGTCTGGTTCACCGAGCCTGTTCCGCAGGAGGCGCATTTCATCCGTCGCAGCGAGGCCCAGCTGCACGAGCTGATGGTGCAGGTGCTCTCCACCCCCGACGGGCTCTCCTACCTGCAGGAGCAGCTGCAGCCCGACGTCGCCGAATCCGATTCTCCTCCGACGGAGACGATGCGCCGTCTGGGGATCGACCGCGCGCTCAGCGAGGACTTCGCCTTCGCCGCCTCGTGCGGCGCGGTGCTCCGGGCCGTCGCACCCCGGCATCCGCTGTGCGCCCTGCTGGACCCGAAGCTGTTCGGACGGGCCGGCACCGATGATCTGCTGCTGGTGCTGGCGAGGTTCTCACTGGGCCGGCTGCTCCCGGATCCGGCCGCCCGCGATCAGTGGCGCTATGTGAAGGGCGCGCTGGCCGACTTCGGGCTGCACCTGACCGACCGCGGCATCCGCCGGGGCCGCAACCCGCTGGAGACGACGCTGGCGACCTCGGTCGCCAAGGATCACGCCGCCGTCGACATCCTGCGCCGGGAGCTGGCCGAGCCCGACGGCGAGCGCATCCGCGCGGTCGTGGTGACGGATGTCGTCGAATCGGGCGACAATCGCGGTCTGACCGGCGATGCGGCACCCGGAGCCCTGCGCGTGTTCGACCTGCTGGCCGCTGATCCGGTGACCGCCGCGCTCACCCCGGTGCTGCTGACCGCGCAGCATCTGCGCACCACCGACACCGCCGCGGAGCAGATCGCGGATGCGCTTCAGGAGGCGCTCGGCGTCCAGGCCGAGGTCGTCGACGGCGTCGGCGCCACCCGCGTGCTGCGTGTGCCCGGCTACGGCGGGGGAAGGCTCGTCGCGGCGGTATCGCAACTGGTGAGCGCCGGCTCGGTGCGCCTGCTGGTGGGAACCCGTGGGCTCCTCGGCGAGGGCTGGGACTGCCCGGCGGTGAACACCCTCATCGACCTGACCACTGTGGCCACCAGCACCGGCACCCAGCAGCTGCGCGGGAGGACCCTCCGCCTGGATCCGCAGTGGCCGCAGAAGGTCGCGCACAACTGGTCGGTGACCTGCCTCATCCCGCCGCATGTCGATCTCGACGACTCGGCGGAGCTCGACCGGCTCCGCCGGAGGCACAGCCATCTGTGGGGGCTGAGTGCCGACGACCGCACCCGGGTGATCACCGGGCTCGATGCCGCCCTGGATGAGCGGACCCGGAACCTGCTCGACCGCGTGGTCGCGAAGGACGCATCCACGTCGATCGACGAGCTCAATCGCGCTGCGCTCGCGAGCCTGCGCCCACGGGCGCAGACCCGGGACGATTGGCGCATCGGCGAGCCGTACCGCAGCAGGGAGCGCGAGGTGGTCGCAGTGCGGGCCGTCCGCCGCAGTGAGCTCACGCGCATCGTTCCCACGGTCGCCGCAGGCACGACCTGGCCGTTCATCGCCGGAGCCGCTGTCACCGGAGGCCTGACCATCACCGTCTGCGCGTCCGCCGGCCAGGCGATGCCGCTGCTCGCCGGGATCGGCATCGCCGCGGCGGGAGGCGTCGTCACCGCACTCGCCTCGCGTACCCGGGCGATCGCCCGCATCATCCGTCGACACCACGATCCGGCCCTCATCCACCTCGCGGCCGTGCAGGCGGTTGCGAGGGCGCTGACGGAGGCGGAACGCATCCCGGTGCTCTCCGATGACGCGATCGAGGTCGACCTGCTGCACCTGCCGGACGGATCCTCGCGTCTGCGGATGATGTTCCAGGGTCCCTCCCGTGCCCGGACGACACTGACGGATGCCGTGCAGGAGCTGTTCGGCCCGGTGCGCACCCCGCGCTTCCTCCTGCGCAGCGTCGGCTCCCGCGGCCCGGGCGCCTGGCTCCCGGTCCCGCAGCAGATCGGCAGGCGACGAGCGGATGCCCAGCGCTTCGCGCAGCTGTGGCGGGAGACCGTGACCCCCTGCGCCCTCGTCGAGCCGCAGGGCGAGGAGGGCCTGTCGGTGCTGCGTGCGGCCCGGGCGCACACCGGATATCTGGACGGCTCCGCCCCGCGCACCACTCTGTGGGGGTGA
- the pta gene encoding phosphate acetyltransferase, translating into MARSIYITSAEGHTGKSTIALGVLDTLMRVSPRVGVFRPIARSSAECDDVLELMLAHDGVSLEYEECIGVTYDDVRRDPEGALATIVSRFKAVEAQCDAVVVLGSDYTAVASPAELGYNARIAANLGAPVLLVLSGRDQQHQAEQLGTTTARTPEQVGQMASLAFSELATERAELFAVVVNRADPDALDETIREVRAAQSRPTPVWAVPEDRVLVAPSMRGILRAVEGRLVKGDPAMLDREAFDVIISGMSMVNVLPRLTDGAVVVIAADRTEVLLAALLASASGTFPQIAGIVLNGPFALPDSIERLLEGMSVGVPIIATDLGTFDTATRIMNSRGRMSTESVQRYERALAAFQTHIDVTELTVELGLARSSVVTPLMFAYGLMERASSDRRRIVLPEGDDDRILRAAAILLARGVADLTILGDEAEVRSRAASLGLDIAQAQVLSPTDPELVARFAQEYARLRAHRGITLQQAADTVTDVSYFGTMMVHLGLADGMVSGAAHTTAHTIRPSFEIIRTRPGVDVVSSVFLMALADRVLVYGDCAVIPDPTSAQLADIAVSSAATARQFGIDPRVAMLSYSTGESGSGADVDKVREATALVRSRDPELPVEGPIQYDAAADAAVAAAKLPGSTVAGRATVFVFPDLNTGNNTYKAVQRSAGAVAIGPVLQGLNKPINDLSRGALVDDIVNTVAITAIQAQEARA; encoded by the coding sequence GTGGCGCGCAGCATCTACATCACCTCCGCCGAAGGGCACACCGGCAAGTCCACGATCGCCCTGGGGGTGCTGGACACGCTGATGCGCGTGTCGCCTCGCGTGGGGGTGTTCCGGCCCATCGCGCGCTCCTCCGCCGAGTGCGACGATGTGCTGGAGCTCATGCTCGCCCACGACGGGGTGAGCCTCGAGTACGAGGAGTGCATCGGCGTCACCTACGACGACGTCCGCCGCGACCCCGAGGGCGCGCTGGCGACCATCGTCTCCCGCTTCAAGGCCGTCGAGGCGCAGTGCGACGCCGTCGTCGTCCTCGGCAGCGACTACACCGCCGTCGCCAGCCCGGCCGAGCTCGGCTACAACGCCCGCATCGCCGCCAACCTGGGCGCCCCCGTGCTGCTGGTGCTCTCCGGCCGCGACCAGCAGCATCAGGCCGAGCAGCTGGGCACCACCACTGCACGCACGCCCGAGCAGGTGGGGCAGATGGCCTCGCTGGCGTTCTCGGAGCTCGCCACCGAGCGCGCGGAGCTGTTCGCCGTGGTGGTCAACCGCGCGGACCCGGATGCCCTGGACGAGACGATCCGGGAGGTGCGCGCTGCGCAGTCCCGGCCGACACCGGTGTGGGCGGTCCCCGAGGACCGCGTCCTCGTCGCGCCGTCCATGCGCGGCATCCTGCGCGCCGTCGAGGGGCGCCTGGTCAAGGGCGACCCCGCGATGCTGGACCGCGAGGCCTTCGACGTCATCATCTCGGGGATGTCGATGGTCAACGTGCTGCCGCGGCTGACCGACGGCGCCGTCGTCGTGATCGCCGCAGACCGCACCGAGGTGCTGCTCGCGGCGCTGCTGGCCTCGGCATCCGGCACCTTCCCGCAGATCGCCGGCATCGTGCTCAACGGTCCGTTCGCGCTTCCCGACTCCATCGAACGGCTGCTGGAGGGCATGTCCGTGGGCGTCCCCATCATCGCCACCGATCTCGGCACCTTCGACACCGCCACACGCATCATGAACTCCCGCGGGCGGATGAGCACCGAGTCCGTGCAGCGCTACGAGCGGGCACTGGCGGCCTTCCAGACGCACATCGACGTCACCGAGCTGACCGTCGAGCTGGGGCTGGCGCGCTCCTCCGTGGTCACGCCCCTCATGTTCGCCTACGGGCTCATGGAGCGCGCGAGCTCCGACCGCAGGCGCATCGTGCTGCCGGAGGGCGATGACGATCGCATCCTGCGGGCCGCGGCGATCCTGCTCGCCCGCGGCGTCGCCGACCTGACCATCCTGGGTGATGAGGCCGAGGTGCGCTCCCGCGCCGCCTCGCTGGGGCTCGACATCGCGCAGGCGCAGGTGCTCAGCCCCACCGACCCCGAGCTGGTCGCCCGGTTCGCCCAGGAGTACGCCCGGCTGCGCGCTCACCGGGGGATCACGCTGCAGCAGGCGGCGGACACCGTCACCGACGTGTCGTACTTCGGCACCATGATGGTGCATCTGGGGCTCGCCGACGGCATGGTCTCCGGCGCCGCGCACACCACCGCGCACACCATCCGGCCCTCGTTCGAGATCATCAGGACCAGGCCCGGCGTGGACGTCGTCTCGAGCGTCTTCCTCATGGCGCTCGCCGACCGTGTGCTGGTGTACGGGGACTGCGCGGTGATCCCCGACCCGACCAGCGCCCAGCTCGCCGACATCGCCGTCTCCTCCGCGGCGACGGCCCGGCAGTTCGGCATCGACCCGAGGGTCGCGATGCTCTCCTACTCGACGGGGGAGTCGGGATCCGGTGCCGACGTCGACAAGGTGCGCGAGGCCACCGCCCTCGTGCGCTCCCGCGACCCCGAGCTGCCGGTGGAGGGGCCGATCCAGTACGATGCCGCGGCCGATGCGGCCGTCGCCGCCGCGAAGCTTCCCGGCTCGACGGTCGCCGGCAGGGCGACGGTGTTCGTCTTCCCCGACCTGAACACCGGCAACAACACGTACAAGGCCGTGCAGCGGTCCGCCGGCGCCGTGGCGATCGGACCCGTGCTGCAGGGGCTGAACAAGCCGATCAACGATCTCTCTCGCGGCGCCCTCGTCGACGACATCGTCAACACCGTCGCGATCACGGCGATCCAGGCGCAGGAGGCCCGCGCATGA